From Deinococcus aerophilus, a single genomic window includes:
- a CDS encoding 5-oxoprolinase subunit B family protein: MSAPVFTPLGDAALSVQTPLARELLADLGARPVPGVQEGVPALGVLTVLFDPLQTSAAELEAALRLRLNALTPQSGEQARTRALPVIFGGPDLAWCAAHAGLSEAALITAVCAAPLEVAFLGFTPGFAFLSGLPPELQMPRLAAPRGEVPAGSFALGGPWAGVYPRATPGGWRIVGHTSVALFDLGRAEPVWWRAGDRIRVQPVAPE, translated from the coding sequence ATGAGCGCCCCCGTCTTCACGCCGCTGGGTGACGCGGCCCTGAGTGTGCAGACCCCGCTGGCCCGCGAGCTGCTCGCCGACCTGGGAGCCCGCCCCGTGCCCGGCGTGCAGGAAGGGGTGCCGGCGCTGGGGGTGCTGACGGTCCTCTTCGACCCGCTGCAGACCTCGGCGGCCGAACTGGAGGCCGCGCTGCGCCTGCGGCTGAACGCCCTGACCCCACAAAGCGGCGAGCAGGCGCGGACGCGGGCGCTGCCGGTCATTTTCGGCGGCCCCGATCTGGCATGGTGCGCGGCGCACGCAGGCCTCAGCGAGGCGGCCCTGATCACGGCGGTGTGCGCCGCCCCCCTGGAAGTCGCCTTTCTGGGCTTCACGCCGGGATTTGCCTTCCTGAGCGGGCTGCCGCCGGAACTGCAGATGCCCCGGCTGGCGGCCCCGCGTGGGGAGGTTCCGGCGGGCAGCTTCGCGTTGGGGGGGCCGTGGGCCGGGGTCTACCCACGCGCCACACCGGGCGGCTGGCGCATCGTGGGCCACACCTCCGTGGCCCTGTTCGACCTGGGCCGCGCCGAACCGGTGTGGTGGCGTGCAGGCGACCGGATACGTGTGCAGCCGGTGGCCCCCGAATGA